CTGGAAGATCGCACCGGACATGGCCAGGGCGGGCCCCACCAGCATGGCGGCCAGTACCCGGGGGAGCCGGAGGGTCATCACGATGAACTGGGTATCGGCGGTTCCGGCGCCCAGCAGCGAACGGACCACATCGATCACGGGGAGGCGGTAGCTGCCCAGGGTGAGGCCCCAGGCGCCCAGGGCCAGCAGCGCCAGCCAGGCCCCGGCCACGCGGGCGACCATCCCCGGATCGACCCGGAAGGCGAAGGGGCCGGCCTGTACGAGGCGAAGGCGACGGGCGCTCATGGCTCCGCCACCTGCCGGCGCCGCGCCAAGTAGATCAGGAAAGGGGCGCCTACCAAGGCCGTCACGACGCCGACCTGTACCTCCGCCGGACGCATCATCACCCGGCCGAGGATGTCCGCACCCAGGAGCAGTGCCGGACCCAGGACCAGGCAGAAGGGGAGGATCCAGCGGTAATCGGCGCCGATCCACGCCCGGACGATGTGGGGCACCGCAAGCCCCACGAAACCGACGGGACCCGCCAGCGCCACCGCCGATCCGGCCAGCAGCATCACCAGGACGGCGACCAGCGCCCGCATGCGCCCCGTGTGCATCCCCAGCGACCGGGCCGTTTCCTCGCCGAGGCTGAGGGTGTTCAGCTGCCGTCCTACCAGGAGGACGCCCAGGAGCCCCGCCGCCAGGAAGGGGGCGACCGGCGGGAGCAGGTTCAGGCTGCGGCCGGCCAGTGAGCCGGCCAGCCAGAAGCGCACCATCTCCAGCGTCTCCTTGTTCAGGATCAGCAGCGCGGTGGTCCACGAGCCCAGGAGGGCGCTGACGATGACGCCTGCCAGCGCCAGCTTCACCGGCGATGCCCCGCCCCCGGCCGAGGCGATGGCGTAGACCAGCACCGCGGCGCCCAGGGCGCCGGCGAAGGCGAACCAGAGATACTGGAGCGGGTGGGTCATGTGGCCGAAGTAGACGGCGGCGACGATCGCGAAGGACGCGCCGGCGTTCACGCCCAGCAGGGAGGGCTCCGCCAGCGGGTTCCGGGTGGCGGCCTGCATGGCCGCCCCGGCTGCGGCCAGCGCGGCGCCCACCCCCAGGCCGATCACGGTGCGCGGCAGGCGCATGGTGCGCACCACGAGCTGGCTGTAATTGTCAGGGTCGTAGCGGGTGAGCGCGGCCACCGCGTCGGCGGTGGAGACCGGGATCGAGCCCACCCGCAGGCTCAACAGCGCCACGAGGACAAGGACGCCGGCCAGCAGCAGCAGGGCTGCCGGCCGATGGACCTTCGCCGGGTTACGGGATGACATGCGGATCCGCCTCGCGCACCGCCGCCGCCACGTCCTCCAGGATGGTCGCCAGACCGTCCCAGCTGTACGGGGGAACGGCCACCCACGGGTAGACCTGCCCGGCCTTCACCGCGGGGATGTGCGACCAGGTGGGCACCTGCGCCGCCAGCTCCGGCGGCTGCGTCACCTCAGTGCGGCTGTCGTAGAACAACACGTCGGCCTGATACCGGAGGGCCTGCTCCCAGCTCAGGGCCTCCCAGTAAGACTCCGGGTTCTCGGGCACGAGGATCTGCATGCCGAGCTCCTGGAAGTAGGAGAGATCGCCGTAGTAGGGCGGGTTGCTGACCCAGAGCGTCTCCAGGGAACCGGCGCCGAACATGGCCGTCAGGCCGGGCTTCTCCGCCAGGGCCGCCCGCAGCTCCTCGCTGGCCTCCTCGAACCGCTGCCGGGCCGCCGCCACCTGCGGGGCGTTCAGGTCCGCACCCAGGGCCCCGGCCAGCTCCTCGAACCGCTGCATGGCCTCCTTGATGGAACGCTGGCCCACGGTGATGCCCACCGTCGGGGCGATGGCCCGTACCTGCGGCTCCACGTCGGGCAACACGTACCAGAGCTCCGGCGGCGTGTACATGATGCTGACGATGAGGTCGGGCTTCAGGGCCGCCAGCTTCTCCAGATCGAGCTCGCCCCACGCCTCGCCCAGGGAGGTCACCCGGCTGAGGTCGACGTCGCCGACGGTGGGATCGTTGCTCCCGTCCGGCAGCCGCTGCGGGCCGAAGACGCCCACCACCTCGACGCCCAGGGACCAGAGCGCGGCCGCGGCCGTGGACTGCGCCACCACGCGGGTCGGGCGCTCGGGCAGGGTCACCGTGATGCCCCGGTCGTCCACGAAGCTCCAGGACTCGGCAGGCTCGGGGCTGCTTCCGCTGCCGCCGGGCGCAGCGCCCCCGCCGGAGGCGTTCGTACAGCCGGCCAGGAGGAGAGCGGCGAGCAGGAGCGCGAGAACGGGGAACAGACGGGAGTTGCGGATCGGGATCAGCTTGCGGATCAGCACGGAAGAGGGCCTCCTCTCGGGGGATGGGGATCAGTGTGCGTGTGCACCGGCGGCGCGGCGCCCGAGCAGCCGGGCGATGCGGTTCTCGTCGGACTCCAGGTAGCACTCGATGCAGTGCCGGTCCTCCCGGTCCTTCATGTGGGGGAGGGCGCAGCGCAGGCAGCAGTGGGCGTGGACCATGATCTCGTCGGTGCGGCCGTCCGCCGTGAACTGCAGCCGCCGGGGCAGGCGGCGGGCGGGGAAGGTGCGTCCGGCGATGGCCTCTTCCCAGGCCGCCCAGGCGGCATCGAGGCCGGTGCCGGCCCGGCCTGCGGCCAGGAATCCGGCCGCCAGGAAGTCCAGTAGGATCCCCCAGCCCGTGCCGGGCGGCAGCACACCCAGGTCGTGGAGGCGGCGCATGAGCGGCTCCGCCAGGGCGGTGACCTCGGCGAAGAGGGCGTCTGCCAGGGCGGCGCGGTCCGGCGCCGTCTCGATCCCCGGCGCCCCGGCGGCGGGGTCGTCGGGCAGCACCACGGCCCGGGGCTCCAGCACGCGCAGCCCCGGGGGCCTGCCGCCGTGGGGGTGTCCGCCGTGGGGATGATGGCCGTGGGGATGGCTGCCCTGGCGGTGGGCGGCATTGCGCAGGACCAGGTTCTCCCGCAGCCGGATGACGCGCCCCTCGGCGGCGAAGAGATAGCCGGCCAGCCGGAGGGGGAGGAAGTGGGCGACCCGGAAGAGGCGGGTGCCGGAGAACGCGGGCGGACCGGCGAACTCGGCGGCGATCTGGTCCAGGAAGCGACCGATGAAGCCGGGGTCGTACAGCGCTTCGTAGCGGTACCCGTCGTCGCTTTCTTCGGGGTGCCCCCAGCGCACATCCGCGCGGGTATGTAGCGCAGCAAACCGCTCCAGGGAAGGGCGCAGGGGTGAGTCAGACCAGGTACCTCCAGGGATGTGCGCGGTGTCGTCCTGCATGCAGACTCCTCCTGGGTGGACCGGGCGGTGGTGCTGTGATTTCCCGTCCGGCATGAGAATGATTATCAGTCGCATTGGAAGTCTACCGGTACCCTTGGTTGCGGGTCAATAGGCAAGTTTGGCTCGCGTGCGCAGAGGGAGGCGGGGGTAGACCCGATCCGCACGGGGAGGGAACGGGAAAGGCCGCCTGGCGGATGGCCAGGCGGCCTGGAACGTAGTCGGGCCGGGCGTCGGGGATGGGATGGCTCTGCGGCGCCCGTGGCGTCTGTTCGCATTTCCTGTGGGTGGGTATGGTGGGGCCACAGGGCAGGATCGAGGGCAGCTGGTACTGCGCGATCGGCACATTCGGGATGTTGCGTGTTGAAAATTCCGCATAGTGGCCGTAGGATGGGTGTCAGGGGAGGGAGAGGAAATGCAGCACATCAGGAACCCGCGCTGTTTCCTGGTGTATGCGCTGGCCCCGGAGGGGGGCTCGCCGGCGGAGGCGAACCGGCTGCTGAACGCCTACGTGGCCGACGAGCGCCGGGGGTTGGCGGTCTTCCACGACCACTTCATCGGACGGCCCGGCGGGGTGGCGATCTTCTTTGCGGAGACGGCCGAGCAGCGGGCAGCGATCGCGGATCTGGGGCCGCTGGAGGGCTGGCACGTGGAGATCCGGCCGCTGATCTACTCGCGGAGCCCGGCGGGGTTTGACGAGCAGACGGCCTACACGCTGCGGGCGTATAGAAACGCGGACTGGGAGAAGCTGCGGGTGGAGCAGCGGCCGCGGTACGGGGATCCGGCGAGGGAGGCGGAGACGGCGGAGGAGGATGTGGGGGAGTAGCGCCGCACGCGGAGGGCGAAGGGCCTGCTTAGTGGTGACGTGACTGCGGTCTACACCAGAGGTGGACATCCCTGTCCGTAGAAGTGGAGCCGTTCAGCGATGGGCAACCCCGCCACCGGGCAGGTACAGTGTGCACCGACCTGATCTAGCAACGGAATAAGGTGCTGCCGGTATTCCCGGCCCATATGAAACTCGAACGTTAGCTCCGAGAGGTCTTTCCGTATCGACCAAGGAGTTGCACGAACACTGCGTTGGCCCAGTCTCGACGTTCGGCGACGGACATCGTTTTCAGCGTTCACTCGTAGGGTTCGAGCGGTTGGTCCAGGGTTACGAGGCCGTATTTGGCGGAGAGCACGTAGATGTCCTCTGCGTCGTGCTGTACGTAGGCCAGGGCCTTCCGGAAAAGCGGAGAAACTGAGTCAAGCTCCTTGGCTGGCGCGGGGTAGCTGGTTTTCAACTTGGTGCAGCCGAGCAGCGGGATTCGCGTGTCATGGCCACAGTCCCCCGAACGAGTAGAGTAGCGAAACGCTGGATAAGTACCCCTGCCTCTGGGTCAGCAGAGGCAGGGGTGTCTGCGCTTACTGGAGCAACTCGAACCAGGTCACCGCAACGGGTTCCCCGGGGTACGACGTCGGACTCAGCCTTTCCTTTACCCTTCTCACGTGGTCGCTGGACATCTTCTGCAGCAACTCGACCGACGGAAGCGGTTCCAAGGGAAGGCATACGTAACGTCCGCGCGGGGTTGGATAATGGAGCTCCCGCACCTCTTCCTCGCTCAGCATCAGGGGCGTTCCTGCAACCCTCCACATCTCAGCTGTCCTCATATGTGGCCCATACAGGACCACCAACTCCGCGGACAACACCCGGGAACCCGGCAGTACGCTGCCTCGTCGTCCACCAGTCCGCATGTTGTACAGGCGTTGCTCATGGATCCAACGGAGATGTTCCGGGCTTCGAACGTAGCCCAACAAAACAACCGTATCCGCAGGGGGCTTGGAGAGAAACGGGACGGCCGGATGGCTCGGTGCATCATAGGCGCTCCGCGTCGATTCCCGCAGCCAGAAGCGCAGTCGTTCGTGTTGTGTCGTCTGCGTTGCCACATGCGTCAAGACGTCATCGAGAAACTCGAACAGCCCCTCTAGCTCAAGTTTCGCGTGAATAACCCGGACTTCGTGCAATGGAAACCCATTGAAAAAGCATCAGTCAGAACCAATGATACATGGTGGGAGTGTGGCCGCTCCCAATCCACCATGTGGAGGTTCGACTGATGCAGTCTCATGGTACGACACCCAACATCGCTGCGCAAGCCATCAAGTCCACCACCCGACATGGTTTTCTCGTCGCTCTTGGCTGGGTAGCTCAAAGGCTCAACCTGGTTGAGATCCTGAATCGGCACCTGCGCATCAAGCAGAAGACCTACGCCCACACGCCGGTTGACAAGGTGGTCGAGGCGTTGGTTGCCATTCTCGGCAACTATCGCTACATGAAGGATCTCAACTTCGACCCTGAGCCGCTGGTCGCCGACCCTGCCGTAGCTCAAGCCTGGGGGCAGGAACGCTTTGCTCACTTTTCCACCGTCTGTGCGACCTTCAGCAAGCTGACGGAGGAGAACGTTCAGCAGCTTTCCGACGCACTCGCTGAGATCCAGGCCCCGCTGCTTCAGCAGGAGGTGGCTGCCGTAGCAGGTCCAGACCGCTCCGGAATGGTCATCGTCGACATTGACCTCACCGGCCAGAAGGTTCGGGGCGAGACCAGGCAGTACACCGGTACCGACTTCGGCTACATCCAGGGGAAGTTGGCCCGAGGCTATCAGATCGCAGCGGCCTTCCTCAGCGGGAAGCAGCAGCGCTTTGCCATCGACGGCCTTCTCAAGTCCGGCAAGGCCAACAGCCGTTCCGGCGCCTGCCTGCTCGAACTGATTCCCAGGATCGAAGCCCGGATTGGTCGTCCCCTGCGGCGAGTCGAATGGGTCGAGGCATGCCTGGCTCAGCAGAAGGCTCGGGTCAGGCAGCTGTATCAGCAACTGCAGACGGTATCAGGCAAGGGCAGCGCCCGCCGGAAGCAGAAGCTGCAGCGTGAGTTCCAGGAGGAGGTTCAGCACCTCCGTGAAGTGAACCAGCGACTCCGGCAGTACCGGCAGGAGAATCGGACGAACCTGGCTCCCCTCCGTATTCTGCTGCGAGCTGACAGCGCCTTTGGCACGCCGGAAGTGATCCAGCGCCTGCTGGAACTGGGGTATGAGTTCACCATCAAGTCCTACTCCGGGAGCAACGTCGCCTACAAGCACCTCTTCGACGCTGTACCGGCAGAGAACTGGGTTGAAGTCGAGAAGAACCGGTTTGCCTCCGAAGCCGTTACCGTACCTGGCCCCACTTTGCTCGCACCGTATCCGGTGCGACTGGTCGCCATGCGCCGCTGGGACGCCGATGGCCGGGAGGTCCGCAGCGTCATCCTGACTACGCTCCAGCCTGAGGAGCTCACCACGACAGAGGTCGTCAAGCTCTACCATGGACGGCAGACCATCGAAGCCGGGTTCCAGGAGTGGAAGGGCACGTTCCACTTTGGTACTCCTCGGCTGCGGAAGTATGAGGCCAACGCCGCCTTCACGCAGCTGGTCTTGTTCGCCTTCAACCTGGTGCGCTGGGCTTGGCGGTTTCTGAGCACGAACTCGCCCAAACTGGCCGAGGCGGGGAGTCGACTCTTGGTACGAGTAGCGGCCCGGTGCCGAGCAACCATTCGGTGCCTCGGCGACACGCTGCGGTTGGTGTTCAGCCGGGGTACTCCCCTGGCTGGAGCTGAGATTACCCTGAACCGGGCCACTCCCTACCCATACGCCCTTTTAACACCACGAATGTCGAGTTGTTCGCGTGAAACTTGAGCTAGACCGGTACCTTGCCCGTCCTTGGTCGGTCTCAGGGCAAAAGCGCCGAGTCCGGGAAGGAGTTCATGGAACCTGGGTAGCAGCTCTCGTTCCGTACCCGGGTAGATCACGTAGGCCCCGGCTGATCGGCGTATCGCGTCCCGGTACGCGTGCATCTTCAGAAGGTCGGCGCGTCTGGCCAACTGGCGGGACTCTGCCGTCTGTTCTTCATCCAGTAACCGACCTTCCTCTTCTTCGGTGCGGGGGTCCTCGCCAAAGAGTTCGGTGACACTCTCCACCCTATACTTGGCATCAAAATGGATCCAGACTTCATCGGGTTCGCCGTAGGTCATATCCGGTTTGATCCGGATGGAGTAGTCCGGGCGCATGGGGCGGGTCCAGGATCCCTGGTTTCCCGTGCGATGTCCAAAGGAACGGTTGAACCAAAGCTCGACCTGGAGCGTACGACCGAGGCGCTGGACGGTTCCCTTGATGGCTCGTGCCCTGCCACGTCGCAAAGCAACCCCCATCCCGTCCGGCCTTACTTCAACTAACTGACTGAGGTGAAACTCCTTCCCACACAGGCGCTCCATCACCTTCACCAGTTGGAGGAACACCCAGTACTCGTACAACGTCGCTACGTCCCGCTTACCAGCCCCATACACGTCCTCACCGCCGTCCCACGTGAGGAGGGCTGCAGCTTCAAACTGGAGGTAGGCCCGATAAAGGTCGCGGTAGCCTGATCGCTTCTGAAGCACTTGGCTGCCCGTCGGGAGAAATGTGAGATCCCCCACTTCGTGGAACAGGCCGGCCGATAGGATCGTCTGCAGCTGTTCGCGAACTGCCTTGACCTCCAGAAGTCCCCTCTGTACGGGGGCGGAGGGGGGAGCGCAGAGGAGCGCCTGCTCAACTTCCTCGGTGAAATTTCGCCAACCCGAAAGGATGAACTTGATGAAGCGGTTCTCTGGCGTGTCGAGCGTCTCCTCCGTCCGAGGGACAGCAATATGCTTAGGTAGGGCTGTGAAGGGCAGGGGTGTATCGCCGTACTCGCGTGGGCCTGGTCGTGCCAGACTCCTTGTCACGCGCGCACATGCCCGGATGGGCTGGCCGGGTTTCCGCCACTCCGTTTCCTCGGACCATGCCCGGTGGGGTTGAGCCAGGATTTGGTGAATCGCTGCCTCGAAGGCTTCCCCGGAGAAGAGCCACTTCAGCATGGCAAAGCGGGTGTACAACGTCGTGGCCTCTGCGGTCTGATCGAAGCGAAAACGCTGCTCGGTCGGCGCGAACCGCTCCATGATCAGCTCTGCCATGCTGTCCGCAATTTGCTCCAGCATCCAACGATACTCATTCAGATAGTCGAGTTTGAGAGACCGAACCTCGACGAGGGCCGTACCAAGCTGCCTTCCGCCGGACAGCACCACGATCGTCAGTGTGCCGGTGTAAAGCCCGGGGCGCATCCTGCCGGTTCGCCAATCGGCCGAGTCGGGAGAGAAAAGCTCCCTCGGCTCCACCCGGATGGGAAGGTCGAAACCGTCCTCCGGTTGGAACGCGTAACGGTACTCGGCACCCTCCAGCAGTTGGACTGGTGGGAGCGCGGGGTCGAGAGCGGGATCACCACGCAGGTCGATCAGCGGCGGCTGGGACGTCGCCTGTTGATGGTGACACCACTAGGAGTTTCCAAATGGCCACTGCTAATGCAGTCGCTGCTTTAGCACCACGAGGTTGGACTCCAACCTTTGAGCCGGGGATGATTATTCACTCCTCGGTTCTAAGGGCACGCAGTTCTTCCTGAAGCTCCGCCAAGTCCGCTTCCAGGTCTGCTAACCACTCTGCCTTGTAATCGGGAAACTCGGCATCTAACAGGACCTGATCGTTTGGCCCGTCAAGCCTTGTGACTTCGACCTCCAGGATCAAGTCGTCCCGATCTCTTGGAGCCGAACCCCAAGTGCTGAAAGAGTTCGCAACCAACTTCCACGTCTGGATTTCACCGGGTTCAATACCTCCGGGAATGGCGTAGTTGAAATCTTCCTCGACCCACGGGACGGATCTACCCGGGGACACGAGGCGGCCATGGAAATAGGCTCGCGCTACTGGGAACTCGGTGTTGTTCTGGACAGTGAGTTCGATGACAGGTTCCTCCCACCACCCGTCAACTGCCCAGTAGAACTTGGCGTTGGACACGACGAACTTACTCAACTTAGACCGAGACTGTTCGGCAAACTCCCTGTCCCGCCGCAGCTCTGTGAGCTGCTCCTCGATTGCTGCGATGCGCCTACGCAAACTCTCGGCCCGGCGGGCCCTGCTTTCCTCGGCATAACTGTTCGCCAGAAAACCGTCATCGAAAATGTCCAAGAGGCCGCTTTCGGCGAACACCGGCGTGGTGACCTTCCACTGCCCGTCGATTCTTTCCACCATGACTGTGCGCTCGACGGTAATGGTTGACGCATCTGATCTGGTGATCTCTGCGGTTAGGGAATCGACCAGGCGTTGTGTCATAGTTTTCTCATCCAAAGGTGTAAGCATGAACGCACTGGCAAATGCCTCGCCGAGAAGATTCGCCAAGACACGGCCCACAATCGGCCTTAGGTCTGGTGCGATTAGTTCTACCGGCACACGATAGCGGTCGTCGTCCTCTTTTTGCGCCTCACGCACAGTAAAACGAACCTGCGCCAAATAGGTCTGGACAAACCGGGCTTCAGCACTGTCATCGCCGTTCAGTTCAACCAACGCCTCCGTGCTGAGTTGAGCAGCCCGGTCAAAGTCGCCGATGGTGAGGGCTGTCAGGTACTCCTCCACAAGCCCAGCAGCATCTACCTGACCACATCCGCCGATCAGTAGTAGCAGCGCCAACATTCCTGAAACGAGCCTCGCTCGCACTCCCATCTCCCTCCATTCGCCAAAGCATTAGACCCGCAATTTCATGCTAGCGGACAAAACCATCAATTGCAACTCATCGGCGGAGGGCAAGCCCTCTTGGGGTCGACCCGTCTTCGAAGAAAATCGAGGACTGGGAGATCTTGGGTGTCCCATGACACATGAACTAACCCGTTCAAACGGGCATCGAACACCCATGAACGTGGTTTGGTGTTTCGATTTATACAGTAGCATTTTCCGCAGACCCTAGTAAGGCGGGGCGGCGTTCGGTGATCATGGGGGAGGTGTCTTGATGGTGCGGCGACGTGGTTGCAAGTTGGGCGGAGCGGAAGTGGTCACAAGTGCTGGGCCGCCTCTTTCGCCTCGCCGATGTCCTGCTGCATGGCAGCGTCGGTGGCCTCGGTGGTCGTCTGCAGTCTGTCCAGTGTGCCGATCCGTTTGTCGTGCTGGGTCACCGTTCGTTCCAGGGCGGACACCCTGGCCTCCATGACGGATGAAGCAACAAATGTGCGGCCCGCCCTTGCGTATTCCGGACGGATTCGACCACTCATTCCGGTCGAATCCGTCCACTTATTACGGATGAAATCGACCACCGTTTGCGGGGATAGTCGACCGCCCATTCCGGCCCAAATCGACCGGCTCGAATCCTAGAGCGAAGCGGCATGGTCGACCATTACAGGGTTTTGCCGGCTCCTCCCGAATTGTGGATAACATCTCCACACGAGAGGACGTGGGCAAGCCTTGGCAAATCGGAGGTTGTCGATGCGCAAGATCAGAGAGATCTTCGCTTGAAGTGGGAGGTCGGGCTCTCCGCCCGGCAGATTGCCCGGAGCCTCTCGATCTCGCACAGCACCGTGCTGGACATGCTTCGGCGGTTTGAATGCTCCGGCCTTTCCTGGCCGCTGCCGAACATCGACGACGCAGAACTTGAGGCCAAGCTTTACCCAGGAAACCCCCAAGGGCAAGTAGAGCGGCCCTTGCCAGACATGGCCTACATCCACCGGGAACTGGCCCGAAAAGGGGTTACCCTGTAGCTCCTGTGGTGGGAATACAAGCAGAATCATCCGGATGGGCTGCAGTACAGCCAGTTCTGCCAGCGATACCGGCAGTGGCGTTCCAAGCTCGATGTCGTTCTCCGGCAACCGCATCGGGCAGGTGAGCAGATGCAGGTGGATTTCGCCGGCGATACCGTGCCCATTCATGACCGCGAGACGGGAAAGGTTTGGCAGGCTTCGATCTTTATTGCCGTTCTGCCGGCCAGCAATTATACCTTTGCCAAGGCCTACCCGGCTCAGGACCTGCGTTCCTGGATCAAAGCCCACTGCGAGGCCCTGGAGTTCTTCGGTGGCGTTCCAGAGATCATCGTGCCGGACAATCCGAAGGCCGGCGTCACCCGCGCCTGCCGTTACGAACCGGATCTCAACCCAGCTTATCAGGAAATGGCGGCCCATTACGGCGCTGCGGTCATTCCGGCAAGACCCCGCAGCCCCAGGGATAAGGCGAAAGTCGAAAACGCGGTCCTGGTGGTGGAGCGCTGGATTCTTGCCGCCCTGCGGAACCACACCTTTTTCAGTCTTCACGACGCGAACCGGGCAATTCGAGAGGCCGTGGCCAGACTCAACGACCGACCGTTCCAAAAAAGTCGAAGGAACGCGCCGGAGCCTGTACGAAACGCTGGACAAGCCGGCGTTGCGCCCTTTACCGCCGCAGCGTTATGAGTTTGCTGAGTGGCGGAAAGCCAAGGTCAATCTCGACTACCATGTCGAGGTCGACCGCAACTACTACAGTGTCCCGTACCCGTTGGTTGGGGAGACGGTGGATATCCGCCTCACGGACGGCCTGGTGGAAATCTTGCACCGGGGAAAACGAGTGGCCTGCCATTCACGGGCGACCGGCCGTGGACGGTCCGTCACCCAGATTCAGCACATGCCAGCCTCCCACCGCCGGCATCGGGAATGGACCCCGTCCAAGTTGCGGCGTTGGGCGGAATCGGTCGGACCCCACACGGCGCAGTTGGTGGTGACGATCCTGGAGGAGAAGCCGCATCCGGAGCAGGGCTTCCGGTCGTGCCTTGGCATCATCCACCTGGCCAGGAAGTATGGCTCCGACCGTCTCGAAGCGGCCGCCGCCCGGGCATGTGCGGCCCGGACGTTCAGCTACAGCAGTGTGAAGTCCATCCTGGCCCATAACCTGGATCAAGCGCCGCTGCCTGGCCCGCCGGACAACCAAGCCACTCCGGTGCATCCCAATCTGCGGGGCCCCGACTATTACGCAGGGGGAGGGCCGTAACGAATGCCCTTGCAGACGACGATTGAAAGGCTTCGGGAAATGCGGCTTCGCGGCATGGCTGACGCCCTGGTGCGCCAACAGCAGCAACCTGAACTCCAGTCCCTGTCGTTCGAGGAACGTCTGGAACTCCTCGTGGATCAGGAATGGCTCGACCGGCAAAACCGGCGCCTGGCTCGGCTTCTCAAAGAGGCGAAATTCCGCGTGGCCGCATGCATGGAAGATGTTGACTACCAGCATCCGCGCGGCCTGGACCGAACCGTCATGCGGAGCCTCGCCGCATGCCAGTGGGTCGAGTACGGCCAGCACATCCTGATTGCTGGACCCACCGGTGTGGGGAAAA
The nucleotide sequence above comes from Symbiobacterium thermophilum IAM 14863. Encoded proteins:
- a CDS encoding transposase is translated as MVGVWPLPIHHVEVRLMQSHGTTPNIAAQAIKSTTRHGFLVALGWVAQRLNLVEILNRHLRIKQKTYAHTPVDKVVEALVAILGNYRYMKDLNFDPEPLVADPAVAQAWGQERFAHFSTVCATFSKLTEENVQQLSDALAEIQAPLLQQEVAAVAGPDRSGMVIVDIDLTGQKVRGETRQYTGTDFGYIQGKLARGYQIAAAFLSGKQQRFAIDGLLKSGKANSRSGACLLELIPRIEARIGRPLRRVEWVEACLAQQKARVRQLYQQLQTVSGKGSARRKQKLQREFQEEVQHLREVNQRLRQYRQENRTNLAPLRILLRADSAFGTPEVIQRLLELGYEFTIKSYSGSNVAYKHLFDAVPAENWVEVEKNRFASEAVTVPGPTLLAPYPVRLVAMRRWDADGREVRSVILTTLQPEELTTTEVVKLYHGRQTIEAGFQEWKGTFHFGTPRLRKYEANAAFTQLVLFAFNLVRWAWRFLSTNSPKLAEAGSRLLVRVAARCRATIRCLGDTLRLVFSRGTPLAGAEITLNRATPYPYALLTPRMSSCSRET
- a CDS encoding DUF6884 domain-containing protein, encoding MPLLGCTKLKTSYPAPAKELDSVSPLFRKALAYVQHDAEDIYVLSAKYGLVTLDQPLEPYE
- a CDS encoding restriction endonuclease-like protein; this encodes MRPGLYTGTLTIVVLSGGRQLGTALVEVRSLKLDYLNEYRWMLEQIADSMAELIMERFAPTEQRFRFDQTAEATTLYTRFAMLKWLFSGEAFEAAIHQILAQPHRAWSEETEWRKPGQPIRACARVTRSLARPGPREYGDTPLPFTALPKHIAVPRTEETLDTPENRFIKFILSGWRNFTEEVEQALLCAPPSAPVQRGLLEVKAVREQLQTILSAGLFHEVGDLTFLPTGSQVLQKRSGYRDLYRAYLQFEAAALLTWDGGEDVYGAGKRDVATLYEYWVFLQLVKVMERLCGKEFHLSQLVEVRPDGMGVALRRGRARAIKGTVQRLGRTLQVELWFNRSFGHRTGNQGSWTRPMRPDYSIRIKPDMTYGEPDEVWIHFDAKYRVESVTELFGEDPRTEEEEGRLLDEEQTAESRQLARRADLLKMHAYRDAIRRSAGAYVIYPGTERELLPRFHELLPGLGAFALRPTKDGQGTGLAQVSREQLDIRGVKRAYG
- a CDS encoding ABC transporter substrate-binding protein yields the protein MLIRKLIPIRNSRLFPVLALLLAALLLAGCTNASGGGAAPGGSGSSPEPAESWSFVDDRGITVTLPERPTRVVAQSTAAAALWSLGVEVVGVFGPQRLPDGSNDPTVGDVDLSRVTSLGEAWGELDLEKLAALKPDLIVSIMYTPPELWYVLPDVEPQVRAIAPTVGITVGQRSIKEAMQRFEELAGALGADLNAPQVAAARQRFEEASEELRAALAEKPGLTAMFGAGSLETLWVSNPPYYGDLSYFQELGMQILVPENPESYWEALSWEQALRYQADVLFYDSRTEVTQPPELAAQVPTWSHIPAVKAGQVYPWVAVPPYSWDGLATILEDVAAAVREADPHVIP
- a CDS encoding FecCD family ABC transporter permease, which encodes MSSRNPAKVHRPAALLLLAGVLVLVALLSLRVGSIPVSTADAVAALTRYDPDNYSQLVVRTMRLPRTVIGLGVGAALAAAGAAMQAATRNPLAEPSLLGVNAGASFAIVAAVYFGHMTHPLQYLWFAFAGALGAAVLVYAIASAGGGASPVKLALAGVIVSALLGSWTTALLILNKETLEMVRFWLAGSLAGRSLNLLPPVAPFLAAGLLGVLLVGRQLNTLSLGEETARSLGMHTGRMRALVAVLVMLLAGSAVALAGPVGFVGLAVPHIVRAWIGADYRWILPFCLVLGPALLLGADILGRVMMRPAEVQVGVVTALVGAPFLIYLARRRQVAEP